The uncultured Desulfuromonas sp. genome has a segment encoding these proteins:
- a CDS encoding EAL domain-containing protein produces MASPADHHATMHHQQNSGKLILLLVFFCLTILVCLAAAVFYDYQKKTITEAAQINLTMLTNLKARQVGHWRHERIIHARLLTANRDLLDSIEAFIHQRTPDRANHIIQALTPALSDSEDHAIVLTDASGQPILSVGDSINMKDHIDPEPLVMALQHRQVIFSKLFHVHSHRTVHHGHSHADLRTTHVHMNLIAPLYRHGDSGQEVFGALVFIINPEHFLVPLMTSWPVPSPSAESVLVRKVGDKVLRLTPTRHLVSPEMLVTADPPKGYDSPGKRITEEKEGVFFGYDYRRVPVLASVRKVEGSPWYLVAKIDEKEVMAPLFRIAAVEVVTAVLILATAGLLMLLWWRRQQALYQASYYQQQLQHQMLSQRFDNLTRFANDIVLLINTQGQIIDANERAIDAYGYPHEELLTYKLKDLCDLSPQECELFWEQLKVEQGVRFETMQFRQNDSTFPVEINARWIEFDQGRLVQAIISDISERKAAEDKLVHQAYHDPLTGLPNRLLISDRLKLAIAKARRHKSQAVLLLLDLDRFKNINDTLGHAVGDRILTTLSQRMQETLRDTDTVARFGGDEFLVLLEDIHELSDVVSLAKKLSDLVTEPVVIDGEEMCLTTSIGISVAPEDSIEVDQLIRFADTAMYRAKERGRNNFQFYTPDMNAHAGRRLQLENNLRKALQRQEMVVYYQPQVDMDSGRIIGSEALLRWMHPEHGLISPNDFIPLAEETGVIEEIGAWALEQACRQTVLWQQNHPELKIAVNLSARQFRNENLVGDIEQILDKSGLAAKHLELELTESLLMEDVDAAIDLMNRLTTLGITLAIDDFGTGYSSLSHLNRFPIDKLKIDRSFVTTMSQDNSGIARTIITLGRTLDLSIIAEGVETNDQRRLLLQLGCSQAQGYYFSRPVHANSFSEMLKKTDLLPTP; encoded by the coding sequence ATGGCTTCACCGGCAGACCATCACGCGACGATGCACCACCAGCAAAACAGTGGGAAACTCATTCTGTTGCTGGTGTTCTTTTGTCTGACCATTCTGGTCTGCCTGGCGGCAGCCGTGTTCTACGATTACCAAAAAAAAACCATCACCGAAGCGGCACAAATCAACTTGACCATGCTGACCAACCTCAAAGCCCGTCAGGTAGGTCACTGGCGCCATGAGCGGATCATTCACGCCCGCCTGCTCACAGCCAACCGCGACCTGCTCGACAGCATTGAAGCGTTTATCCATCAGCGTACACCAGACCGCGCCAACCACATCATCCAGGCTCTGACTCCGGCATTGAGTGACAGTGAAGACCATGCCATCGTCCTCACTGATGCTTCGGGACAACCGATCCTCAGCGTCGGCGACAGCATCAACATGAAAGACCATATTGACCCGGAGCCGTTGGTCATGGCTCTACAACATCGTCAGGTGATCTTCAGCAAGCTGTTCCACGTACACAGCCACAGGACGGTTCATCATGGTCACAGCCATGCCGACTTGCGCACCACGCATGTCCATATGAATCTGATTGCGCCCCTGTATCGCCATGGTGATTCCGGCCAGGAGGTTTTCGGTGCCCTGGTGTTTATTATCAATCCCGAGCATTTTCTGGTCCCGCTGATGACCTCGTGGCCGGTCCCCAGCCCCAGTGCCGAATCGGTTCTGGTACGAAAAGTTGGTGACAAGGTGCTTCGCCTGACGCCGACCCGTCATCTGGTCTCACCGGAAATGTTGGTCACGGCGGATCCTCCCAAAGGCTACGACAGTCCGGGTAAACGGATTACGGAAGAAAAAGAAGGCGTGTTCTTCGGGTATGATTACCGCCGCGTTCCGGTGCTGGCCTCGGTCAGAAAAGTGGAGGGCAGTCCCTGGTATCTGGTGGCGAAAATCGATGAAAAAGAGGTGATGGCGCCGCTGTTCCGAATCGCCGCCGTTGAAGTGGTCACCGCGGTCCTGATTCTGGCGACAGCGGGGCTACTGATGTTGCTGTGGTGGCGGCGCCAACAGGCCTTATATCAGGCCAGTTATTATCAGCAGCAACTGCAACATCAGATGCTCAGCCAGCGTTTCGACAACCTGACCCGTTTTGCCAATGATATTGTCCTGTTGATCAACACTCAGGGACAAATCATTGACGCCAACGAACGCGCCATTGACGCCTACGGTTATCCACACGAGGAGCTGCTGACTTACAAGCTTAAGGATTTATGCGATCTGAGTCCGCAGGAGTGCGAGCTGTTCTGGGAGCAGCTGAAAGTCGAACAGGGCGTCCGTTTTGAGACCATGCAATTCCGCCAGAACGATAGTACGTTCCCGGTTGAGATCAATGCTCGCTGGATTGAATTTGATCAGGGGCGCCTGGTCCAAGCGATTATCAGCGATATCTCCGAACGCAAAGCCGCGGAAGACAAGCTGGTTCACCAGGCCTATCACGATCCCTTAACCGGGCTGCCCAACCGTTTGCTGATCAGCGACCGCCTCAAACTGGCCATTGCCAAAGCCCGCCGTCATAAAAGCCAGGCCGTGTTGCTGTTACTCGACTTGGATCGATTTAAAAACATCAACGACACATTAGGGCATGCCGTCGGCGACCGTATCCTGACCACCCTGTCCCAACGCATGCAGGAAACGTTACGCGATACCGACACCGTTGCGCGTTTCGGCGGTGATGAATTTCTGGTGCTGCTGGAAGATATCCATGAGTTATCCGACGTTGTTTCTCTGGCCAAGAAGCTTTCCGACCTGGTCACCGAGCCGGTGGTCATCGATGGTGAAGAGATGTGTCTGACCACCAGCATCGGTATCAGTGTTGCCCCGGAAGACAGTATTGAGGTCGACCAACTGATCCGCTTTGCCGACACCGCCATGTATCGCGCCAAAGAAAGGGGCCGCAACAACTTTCAATTCTATACGCCGGATATGAACGCCCATGCCGGTCGCCGACTGCAATTGGAAAACAACCTGCGCAAGGCCTTGCAACGCCAGGAGATGGTGGTTTATTACCAGCCTCAGGTTGACATGGACAGTGGCCGCATTATCGGCAGCGAAGCTCTGCTGCGCTGGATGCATCCCGAACACGGTCTGATCTCTCCCAACGACTTCATTCCTCTGGCCGAGGAAACCGGTGTCATTGAGGAGATCGGCGCCTGGGCTCTGGAACAGGCCTGCCGACAAACCGTCCTGTGGCAGCAAAATCATCCGGAGTTGAAAATTGCCGTCAATCTGTCCGCCCGCCAATTCCGGAACGAAAACCTGGTCGGCGACATTGAACAGATTCTTGACAAAAGCGGCTTGGCGGCAAAACACCTGGAGCTGGAGTTGACGGAAAGCCTGCTGATGGAGGATGTCGATGCGGCCATTGATCTGATGAATCGCCTGACGACACTGGGCATCACCCTGGCCATCGACGATTTCGGTACCGGCTATTCTTCCTTGAGCCATTTAAACCGCTTCCCCATTGACAAACTGAAAATCGACCGCTCGTTTGTCACGACCATGTCACAAGACAACAGTGGAATCGCCCGGACCATTATCACCTTGGGACGGACGCTTGATCTGTCCATTATCGCCGAGGGCGTTGAGACAAACGACCAACGCCGACTGCTGTTGCAGCTCGGCTGCTCCCAGGCCCAAGGCTACTATTTCAGTCGCCCGGTTCACGCCAATTCCTTCAGCGAAATGTTGAAAAAAACCGATCTTCTGCCAACGCCTTAA
- a CDS encoding HAD-IA family hydrolase, whose translation MKEIDGFFFDLDGTLVDSARDLAAAVNRLRVSLGLDPIAEQLALSYVGDGATRLVQRALPEGMYQPEHRVMFLQLYAEHLIDHTRIYPGIENFLARHQDKVLAVVSNKPYALAMDLLRRLNLLEPFALVLGGDSLAEKKPHPLPLTHAMATLNVSPSRAVMIGDHHTDLYCAQAAGVVSCFCRYGFGIAGDASYTWSVEQPQDLLTLFP comes from the coding sequence ATGAAGGAGATCGACGGATTTTTTTTCGACCTGGACGGCACCCTGGTCGACTCGGCACGCGATCTGGCTGCTGCGGTAAATCGCCTGCGCGTGTCCCTGGGGCTGGACCCCATTGCCGAACAGCTCGCCCTCAGTTACGTTGGCGACGGCGCCACCCGCCTGGTCCAGCGCGCCCTGCCTGAGGGCATGTACCAGCCTGAACACCGCGTGATGTTTCTGCAGCTTTACGCTGAGCATCTGATCGATCACACGCGCATCTATCCCGGCATTGAAAACTTTCTCGCCCGGCACCAGGACAAGGTGCTGGCAGTCGTCTCGAATAAACCTTACGCTCTGGCCATGGATCTGCTGCGCCGCCTGAACCTGCTGGAGCCGTTTGCTCTGGTCCTCGGCGGAGACAGCCTCGCTGAAAAAAAGCCCCACCCCCTGCCGTTGACCCATGCCATGGCAACGTTGAACGTGTCTCCTTCCAGAGCCGTGATGATCGGCGACCACCACACGGATCTGTACTGTGCCCAGGCCGCCGGAGTGGTCAGCTGCTTTTGCCGGTATGGTTTCGGCATCGCCGGTGACGCGTCCTATACCTGGAGTGTCGAGCAGCCGCAGGACCTGCTGACGTTGTTCCCATGA
- a CDS encoding sodium-dependent transporter: MASSPTQRPQWGTRLGFILAAAGSAVGLGNIWKFPYIAGQNGGGAFVLVYLVCIVLVGLPIMLAELMVGRHTKKDAIGAFIALEHKHSWWQTPGWISVSAAFIISSYYSVVAGWTLDYVYRAVMGRFAGSDPAVVEGMFGTLIADGGRQTLWHFVFMALCLGIVISGVQKGIERWSKILMPILFVLLTLLFVNGMLSPGARQGLEFMFSPDFSKLNPGSVLEALGHSFFTLSLGMAAMITYGSYLKREEDLFAAGLRVVILDTLIALMAGLAIFPIVFAVGMEPAAGPGLIFKTIPVVFSQIPGGAILAVFFFLLLAFAALTSNISLLEAQVAYLIDERGWGRKTATCTIAALAFAVGIPTALSYNVMAGWTFIGDRSFFDSADLIASNYLLPIAGLLIAIYVGWFWGGDEEKEELMAGGSGWVYPLWHVLIRFVSPLAVAIVLYYKIDEAGLWAWLLGLLS, from the coding sequence ATGGCTTCATCACCGACCCAGCGCCCCCAATGGGGCACCCGCCTCGGTTTTATCCTCGCTGCCGCCGGTAGCGCGGTCGGTCTCGGCAACATCTGGAAATTCCCCTACATCGCCGGCCAGAACGGCGGCGGTGCCTTTGTTCTGGTTTATCTGGTATGTATCGTGCTGGTAGGACTGCCGATCATGCTGGCCGAACTGATGGTCGGTCGCCACACGAAAAAGGACGCCATCGGCGCCTTCATCGCTCTGGAACACAAACATTCCTGGTGGCAGACACCGGGTTGGATCAGTGTCAGCGCCGCGTTTATCATCAGCTCCTACTACTCGGTGGTGGCCGGTTGGACCCTGGATTATGTCTACCGGGCTGTGATGGGCCGCTTTGCCGGCAGTGATCCGGCCGTGGTCGAAGGGATGTTCGGCACCCTGATTGCCGACGGTGGTCGCCAAACCCTGTGGCACTTTGTCTTCATGGCTCTGTGTCTGGGCATCGTCATCAGCGGCGTCCAGAAGGGGATTGAGCGCTGGAGCAAGATCCTCATGCCGATCCTGTTCGTGCTGCTGACCCTGCTGTTCGTCAACGGCATGCTCAGCCCCGGCGCCCGCCAGGGTCTGGAATTCATGTTCAGCCCGGATTTCAGCAAGCTCAACCCCGGCTCGGTGCTCGAAGCGCTCGGCCACTCCTTCTTTACCCTGTCGCTGGGCATGGCGGCCATGATCACCTACGGCTCGTACCTCAAGCGGGAGGAAGATCTGTTTGCCGCCGGGCTGCGCGTGGTGATTCTCGATACGCTCATCGCCCTGATGGCCGGGCTGGCCATCTTCCCCATCGTCTTTGCCGTCGGCATGGAACCGGCAGCCGGACCGGGACTGATTTTCAAAACCATTCCGGTGGTGTTTTCGCAGATTCCCGGTGGCGCGATTCTCGCCGTGTTCTTTTTCCTGCTGCTGGCCTTTGCCGCCCTGACCAGTAACATCTCATTGCTCGAAGCCCAGGTCGCTTATCTCATTGACGAGCGCGGCTGGGGCCGAAAAACCGCCACCTGCACCATTGCCGCCCTGGCCTTTGCCGTCGGCATTCCCACCGCCCTGTCGTACAATGTCATGGCCGGCTGGACCTTTATCGGCGACCGCTCATTTTTCGATTCCGCCGACCTGATTGCCTCCAACTATCTGCTGCCCATCGCCGGTCTGTTGATTGCCATTTATGTCGGCTGGTTCTGGGGTGGCGATGAGGAAAAGGAGGAACTGATGGCCGGCGGCTCCGGTTGGGTCTATCCGCTGTGGCATGTCCTGATCCGCTTTGTTTCGCCGCTGGCCGTGGCCATCGTGCTCTACTACAAAATTGACGAAGCCGGCCTGTGGGCCTGGCTGCTCGGTCTGTTGTCATGA
- a CDS encoding YggS family pyridoxal phosphate-dependent enzyme gives MSVEIAHNLETIHQRITAACHRCGRDPQNVQLIAVSKKKPASLIEEALNVGQTLFGESYVQEFIDKHQSVTGPIRWHFIGALQSNKVKYLAGKTELIHSVDRLSLAQEIDKQWGKVDAVARILVQVNVGDEASKAGVPVDEAAALVQQLSELPHLRVEGLMALPPYADDLEQVRPWFRLLRELAEKIDALNLADVSMATLSMGMSHDFEIAIEEGATLIRVGTAIFGARE, from the coding sequence ATGTCTGTTGAAATTGCCCACAACCTTGAAACGATTCATCAACGCATCACGGCAGCCTGCCACCGTTGCGGGCGCGATCCGCAGAATGTTCAGCTGATTGCCGTGTCAAAGAAGAAACCGGCGTCCCTGATTGAGGAGGCCTTAAACGTCGGCCAGACGCTGTTCGGCGAAAGCTACGTTCAGGAGTTTATCGACAAGCACCAGAGCGTCACCGGCCCGATACGCTGGCATTTCATCGGTGCCCTGCAAAGCAATAAAGTGAAGTACCTGGCGGGAAAAACCGAATTGATCCATTCGGTGGACCGGCTGTCGCTGGCCCAAGAGATCGACAAGCAATGGGGCAAGGTGGATGCAGTTGCCCGCATTCTCGTCCAGGTCAATGTCGGTGACGAAGCGAGCAAAGCCGGCGTGCCGGTCGATGAGGCTGCGGCGTTGGTGCAGCAGTTGTCTGAACTCCCCCACCTGCGCGTGGAAGGATTGATGGCCCTGCCGCCGTATGCCGACGATCTCGAACAAGTACGGCCCTGGTTTCGTTTGCTGCGGGAATTGGCTGAAAAAATTGACGCGCTCAATCTGGCCGATGTCAGCATGGCGACGCTGTCCATGGGCATGAGTCACGACTTTGAAATTGCCATTGAGGAAGGCGCCACCCTGATCCGGGTCGGCACTGCCATCTTTGGCGCGAGGGAGTAG
- a CDS encoding Maf family protein translates to MTDNVPDIVLASASPRRRELLAGLGISFQVVPSRIDEERLAGEAAEAFVKRLSRDKALDVANRSDINGRWFIGSDTIVVCDQQILGKPIDHDDARRMLQLLSGRSHQVMSAYTIHDRETEEDIVRCEITEVWFRPLTGREIEGYIASGEPADKAGSYAIQGLGAFMVTAIHGSYTSVVGLPLSQIVSDLIQLGAVQLFAANDTPS, encoded by the coding sequence ATGACGGATAACGTGCCCGATATCGTGCTGGCCTCGGCATCACCACGCCGCCGCGAACTGCTCGCCGGTCTCGGCATCTCTTTTCAAGTGGTGCCGAGCCGGATTGACGAGGAACGCCTCGCAGGCGAAGCCGCCGAGGCGTTTGTCAAACGCCTCAGCCGCGACAAAGCCCTCGACGTGGCCAACCGCAGCGACATCAACGGCCGCTGGTTCATCGGCAGCGACACCATCGTCGTCTGCGATCAGCAGATTCTCGGCAAGCCCATCGACCACGACGATGCCCGACGCATGTTGCAGCTTCTGTCGGGGCGCAGCCACCAGGTGATGTCGGCCTATACCATCCACGACCGCGAGACCGAGGAAGACATTGTGCGCTGCGAGATCACCGAGGTCTGGTTCCGGCCATTGACAGGCCGGGAGATTGAGGGGTACATTGCCAGTGGTGAACCGGCGGACAAGGCCGGTTCCTACGCAATTCAGGGGCTGGGCGCCTTTATGGTCACCGCCATCCACGGCAGCTACACCAGTGTCGTCGGCCTGCCCCTGTCACAAATTGTCAGCGATCTGATTCAACTCGGTGCCGTACAACTGTTTGCCGCCAACGACACCCCATCCTGA
- the trmFO gene encoding methylenetetrahydrofolate--tRNA-(uracil(54)-C(5))-methyltransferase (FADH(2)-oxidizing) TrmFO — protein sequence MSDMTKPDPSPQLTIIGGGLAGCEAAWQAAELGIDVCLLEMKPTQFSPAHQREGLAELVCSNSLRGTGMNNAVGCLKEELRRADSLFMQAADATAVPAGGALAVDRDAFSDWVGAKIAAHPRITLKRQEVVDIPEHGPVIIASGPLTSPTLAGRIAQLTGEESLYFYDAIAPIITADSIDFSVAWRASRYDKGDADYVNCPMNKEQYQAFVAELVAADKVPAHNFEKMIHFEGCMPIEEMAERGEQTLAFGPMKPVGLPDPRTGKEPYAVIQLRQDNRHATSYNIVGFQTKLTYPEQRRIFRTIPGLEQAEFERLGSVHRNTFINAPRCLNGRLQLTSDPRLYFAGQITGVEGYVESAACGYLAGLIAAGDLRGKSLPLPAAETACGALLGHLRDSDPQHFQPQNVNYGLFPPLQGRKMKRALRRLAMADRALEAWDLWLQQMKGVFHDG from the coding sequence ATGTCTGACATGACCAAACCTGACCCATCACCACAGCTCACCATTATCGGCGGCGGACTCGCCGGCTGCGAAGCCGCCTGGCAGGCGGCGGAACTCGGCATCGATGTATGCCTGCTGGAAATGAAACCGACGCAGTTTTCACCGGCGCATCAGCGTGAAGGACTGGCCGAGCTGGTGTGTTCCAACAGCCTGCGCGGCACCGGCATGAACAACGCCGTCGGTTGCCTGAAAGAGGAGCTACGTCGCGCCGACAGCCTGTTCATGCAGGCGGCTGATGCCACCGCCGTACCGGCTGGTGGGGCTCTGGCCGTGGATCGTGACGCCTTCAGCGACTGGGTTGGCGCCAAAATCGCCGCTCATCCCCGCATCACGCTGAAACGACAAGAAGTGGTGGACATCCCGGAACACGGCCCGGTGATTATTGCCAGCGGCCCGTTGACCTCGCCCACCCTGGCCGGACGCATTGCCCAGCTGACCGGTGAAGAGAGTCTCTACTTCTACGATGCCATCGCTCCCATTATCACCGCCGATTCCATCGACTTCTCCGTGGCCTGGCGCGCCTCGCGCTACGACAAGGGCGATGCCGACTACGTCAACTGCCCAATGAACAAAGAGCAGTATCAGGCGTTTGTCGCCGAACTGGTCGCCGCCGACAAGGTTCCGGCGCACAATTTTGAGAAAATGATCCACTTTGAAGGCTGCATGCCCATTGAAGAGATGGCCGAGCGCGGCGAACAGACCCTGGCCTTCGGACCGATGAAACCGGTCGGCCTGCCCGACCCGAGGACCGGCAAAGAACCCTATGCCGTCATTCAGCTGCGTCAGGACAACCGCCACGCCACCAGCTACAACATCGTCGGCTTTCAGACTAAACTCACCTACCCGGAACAACGGCGCATTTTCCGTACCATTCCCGGACTGGAGCAAGCTGAATTCGAGCGCCTCGGCAGCGTCCACCGCAATACCTTCATCAACGCGCCGCGTTGCCTCAACGGCCGCCTGCAACTAACCAGCGACCCGCGCCTCTATTTTGCCGGACAAATCACCGGCGTCGAAGGCTATGTTGAATCCGCCGCCTGCGGCTACCTGGCCGGCCTGATCGCCGCCGGCGACCTACGCGGAAAATCCCTGCCGTTGCCGGCAGCGGAAACTGCCTGTGGAGCTCTGCTCGGCCATTTGCGTGACAGCGATCCGCAACACTTCCAGCCGCAGAACGTCAATTACGGACTGTTCCCGCCCCTGCAAGGACGTAAAATGAAACGGGCACTGCGTCGTCTGGCCATGGCCGATCGCGCTTTGGAAGCCTGGGATCTCTGGCTGCAGCAGATGAAGGGAGTGTTCCATGACGGATAA
- the topA gene encoding type I DNA topoisomerase, which yields MARSLVIVESPAKSKTIEKFLGKDYKVLASYGHIRALPSKQGSVDVEGGFVPKYHILPESQKHIELLAKEVAKCEELLLATDLDREGEAIAWHLLEALGIDENSDHPKVKRVTFHEITKPAILKAVAEPHHISRDLVNAQQARVILDYLVGFTLSPFLWKKIRYGLSAGRVQSVALRLVCEREKEIQAFESREYWSIEAQLANGDGATFEAKLNAIDGKKLDKFHIENQQAAEQLVKEISALPLQVESVTSKEKKRSPAAPFTTSTLQQEASRKLGFSARKTMTVAQKLYEGIDIGQGAVGLITYMRTDSVALSEQATSEAREVITSIYGEDYALAKPRVYKSRAKNAQEAHEAIRPTSIANHPEKIKAALNSDQYKLYRLIWMRTVASQMAQAILDATTVDITTQGGDVQHNFRANGQVIRFPGFMKLYIEGTDEGNEPEEQEGMLPPLQEQESVASKEIIPNQHFTQPPPRYTEASLVKILEEYGIGRPSTYASIMNTLVTRKYVRLEKRAFHAEDVGMVVNDLLANHFTKYVDYDFTANFEEELDAVSRGEKQWKPLLKEYWEPFVALLKQKEQEISKADLTTEKTDKICPECGKELVIKLGRSGKFLACSGFPDCRHTEPLEGGDQEEPEVSEEKCEKCGAPMLIKMGRYGKFLACSAYPDCKNIQPLVKPKALGITCPQCKEGELMEKKSRYGKIFYSCNRYPKCKYALWDKPMEKPCPKCGFPLTVEKTTKRYGTVHKCPQENCDWEITVVPPEKKPAKAPAKTAAKKKPAAKKAPAKSTAKKAPVKKAPAKKTATTAKKKTPAKKTTTKDA from the coding sequence ATGGCACGTTCACTGGTTATCGTCGAATCGCCCGCAAAATCAAAAACCATCGAAAAATTCCTCGGCAAGGATTATAAGGTACTGGCCTCTTACGGCCACATCCGAGCCCTGCCCAGCAAACAGGGGTCTGTCGATGTCGAGGGCGGCTTCGTGCCCAAATACCATATTCTGCCGGAAAGCCAGAAACACATCGAACTGCTGGCCAAGGAAGTGGCCAAATGCGAAGAACTGCTTCTCGCCACTGACCTCGACCGTGAGGGAGAGGCCATTGCCTGGCATCTGCTTGAAGCCCTGGGCATTGACGAGAACAGCGACCACCCCAAAGTCAAGCGGGTAACCTTCCATGAGATCACCAAACCGGCGATTCTCAAAGCCGTAGCCGAGCCGCACCACATTTCCCGTGATCTGGTCAATGCCCAGCAGGCCCGGGTGATCCTCGACTATCTGGTCGGTTTTACCCTGTCACCGTTTTTGTGGAAGAAAATCCGCTACGGTCTGTCCGCCGGTCGCGTCCAATCCGTCGCTTTGCGGCTGGTGTGTGAGCGGGAAAAAGAGATTCAGGCATTTGAATCACGCGAATACTGGAGCATTGAAGCGCAGCTTGCCAACGGCGACGGCGCAACATTCGAAGCCAAGCTCAACGCCATTGACGGCAAAAAGCTCGACAAGTTCCACATTGAAAACCAGCAGGCTGCCGAGCAACTGGTCAAGGAGATCAGTGCCCTGCCGCTGCAGGTGGAGAGCGTCACCAGCAAGGAGAAAAAACGTTCTCCGGCCGCCCCTTTCACCACCAGTACCCTGCAGCAGGAAGCCAGCCGCAAACTCGGATTTTCAGCACGCAAAACCATGACCGTGGCCCAGAAACTCTACGAGGGCATCGATATCGGTCAGGGCGCCGTCGGTCTGATCACCTATATGCGTACGGACTCCGTGGCCCTGTCAGAACAGGCCACCAGCGAAGCACGCGAGGTGATCACCAGTATCTACGGCGAGGACTATGCGCTGGCCAAGCCACGCGTGTATAAAAGCCGAGCCAAGAATGCCCAGGAAGCGCATGAGGCGATCCGGCCGACCTCCATTGCCAACCATCCGGAAAAGATCAAGGCGGCGTTGAACTCGGATCAATACAAGCTCTACCGGCTGATCTGGATGCGCACCGTGGCCTCGCAGATGGCCCAGGCGATTCTCGACGCCACCACGGTAGACATCACCACCCAGGGCGGGGACGTGCAGCACAACTTCCGCGCCAACGGGCAAGTGATCCGCTTCCCCGGCTTTATGAAGCTGTACATCGAAGGCACCGACGAGGGCAATGAGCCGGAAGAGCAGGAGGGGATGCTGCCGCCGTTGCAGGAGCAGGAGAGCGTCGCGAGCAAAGAGATCATCCCCAACCAGCATTTCACCCAGCCGCCGCCGCGTTACACCGAGGCAAGCTTGGTCAAGATTCTTGAAGAGTACGGCATTGGTCGCCCGTCCACCTATGCGTCGATCATGAACACTCTCGTGACCCGCAAATACGTGCGCCTGGAAAAACGCGCCTTCCACGCCGAGGATGTCGGCATGGTGGTCAACGATCTGCTGGCCAACCATTTCACCAAATACGTTGATTATGATTTCACCGCCAACTTCGAGGAAGAACTCGATGCGGTGTCGCGCGGTGAAAAGCAGTGGAAGCCTCTGCTCAAGGAGTACTGGGAGCCGTTTGTTGCCCTGCTCAAACAAAAAGAACAGGAGATCTCCAAGGCCGACCTGACCACGGAAAAAACAGACAAGATTTGCCCGGAATGCGGCAAAGAGCTGGTCATCAAGCTGGGCCGTTCCGGTAAATTCCTCGCCTGCAGCGGCTTCCCCGACTGCCGCCACACCGAGCCTCTCGAAGGCGGTGATCAGGAGGAGCCGGAAGTTTCTGAGGAAAAATGTGAAAAATGCGGCGCGCCCATGCTGATCAAGATGGGCCGTTACGGCAAGTTTCTCGCCTGCAGCGCCTACCCTGACTGCAAGAACATACAGCCGTTGGTCAAGCCCAAGGCATTGGGCATTACCTGCCCGCAGTGCAAAGAAGGCGAGCTGATGGAGAAAAAAAGCCGCTACGGTAAAATCTTCTACTCCTGCAACCGTTACCCGAAATGCAAATACGCCCTGTGGGACAAACCCATGGAAAAACCCTGTCCCAAATGCGGCTTTCCGCTGACCGTGGAAAAGACCACCAAACGCTACGGGACCGTCCATAAATGCCCGCAGGAAAATTGTGACTGGGAGATCACGGTGGTGCCGCCGGAGAAAAAACCGGCCAAAGCTCCGGCGAAAACAGCGGCCAAAAAGAAACCAGCCGCAAAAAAAGCCCCGGCGAAAAGCACAGCCAAAAAGGCGCCGGTCAAAAAAGCACCCGCGAAAAAAACCGCGACAACAGCCAAAAAGAAGACGCCGGCAAAAAAGACCACGACCAAGGACGCTTAA
- a CDS encoding DUF494 family protein, producing MNERVLIIVGIIAQYFMNEHDFSSEREIVEELLSAGFKEEEINAAFSWMEKVTLQQPPEADQTLLSPPLIRVYAPQERQCLTREARGFLVKLRAAGILTSELEEEIILKACQNEGEVSTLDDVKSITILAMFASLQYEGSREIDCILEDNWNRLYH from the coding sequence TTGAACGAACGTGTGCTGATCATTGTGGGTATTATTGCCCAGTATTTTATGAACGAACACGATTTTTCCAGCGAGCGTGAAATTGTCGAAGAGCTGTTATCGGCCGGGTTCAAGGAAGAAGAGATCAACGCCGCTTTTTCATGGATGGAAAAAGTCACCCTGCAGCAACCGCCCGAAGCGGACCAGACGCTTCTGTCGCCACCACTGATCCGCGTTTATGCCCCACAGGAAAGGCAATGCCTGACCCGTGAAGCTCGAGGGTTCCTGGTTAAATTACGCGCAGCCGGAATCCTGACATCGGAGCTCGAAGAGGAGATCATCCTCAAAGCCTGTCAGAATGAGGGGGAAGTAAGTACCCTGGACGATGTAAAGTCGATCACCATTCTGGCCATGTTTGCCAGTCTTCAATATGAAGGATCCAGAGAAATCGACTGTATTCTTGAAGATAACTGGAACAGGCTTTATCACTGA